The DNA window TCGGGTGCGTCCATCGTCGGGGAGGGCGCGCGCCTCGGGACGTGGCCGCACGCGCACCTGCTCATCAAAGGCCTCCCGCGCGTGCAGGGTCGCCCAGCTTTCCTCCGCCACACGGCGGTCGGTGCCAGGCAGCGAGCAGCAGCCAAAGAGGTGTCGCTTGTCGTTCCAGGTGAGATAGCGGGCAAGTCCCTGCCAGAGCAGGCGCAGGACCCGGCCATTGCGATGCGCCGCTGCCACCGCCGCTCGCCCCACTTCGACGGCCTCCGACAGCAGGCTCGCCGGTACTGCTCCGAGTTCAAAGAGCGTCGCACTGTAGAAGCCATGACGCGTGGCGGCCATGACTGCCGTCTGCAGACGATAGGTGCCCACCACCGCGCCACTGCTGCGCTCGACAATCATGAGGTGATGGAACCACGGGTCGCGCGGATCACAGTCGAGCCGCGCCGCGGTCATGTCGACGGCCTTGGTGAACACGTCGGCGCGCAAGCGTTGGACGGTCAGCAGGTCCGCGCGCGACCAGGCAAAGCGCAGCGTGTAGGCACCAACGTCAACCGTGCCGGGTGGGATGAGGTCGGCGTGGTGCGGAAAGACATCGCCATCGAGCGGGGAGGGCGCATGCACGGGCGTATGCGCGGGCACATGCCTGGTCTCGAGGACACGGGCGGGGTCGGCCATGACACCTCCGGAGCTAAGGACCGTCAACGAACCATCTGATGGCACTCGTCCGGGCGGAGTCGCTTGGACATACGAAGATCCGGGGAGTCAGTGACGTCCGACCACATGACGGGCAACAGCCATGTCACCCTCCCGCATCAACTGCCACCATGGCGGCTCTGGCCTCCGGCCCGTCGGCGGGCGAAGTTGGATGGATGTCCCCACCGTTTGTCGACCCCGCCCTGCCCAAGCGCATTGATCGCTGGCGCAGTCCGGCGCTGGGTTTCGAGATGCCCATCGTCAGCTACGGTTGGCGCGGCCAGCCCGTGCTGCTGTTTCCCACGGCGGCCGCCGACTTTCTGGAGAACGAGCGCTTCTGGCTGGTGAAGGCCATCGAGCCGCTCCTGCAGCAGGGCCGCATTCGTGTGTTCTCCATCGACAGCATCAATCGCATTGCGTGGATGGATCGCGGGCTGCCGGTGCGCGAGAGTGCGCGGCGGCAGGCGCTGTACTCGCGCTACATCGAAGACGAAGTGGTGCCCTTCATCCGCCACGTATGCGGAGATGGTGGGGCACGTGCCATCACCACGGGTGCCAGCTTCGGCTGTTTTCATGCGGCCAACGCCTTCTTCCGACGCCCCGACCTGTTCGGCGGCACCATCGGCATGAGCGGCTTCTTCGATCTGTCGCACAGCTATCTGCACGGCTACTCGGACGACAACTGCTACTTCAACAATCCCATGTGGTATGTGGCCAATATCGAGGGGCATACCCTCGACCTGCTGCGTCATCACTCACGCATTGTGCTGGTGAGTGGGCAGGGTGCGTACGAGCGGCCGGAGTACACGCGGGAGTTTCATGAGTTGCTCGACCGGAAGGGCATCGGACACCGCTTCGAGTTGTGGGGGCATGACGTGAACCACGACTGGCCGTGGTGGCGGAAAATGCTTCCCTTTTATCTCAACGAAATAGGGGCGTAAGGTGGGGGGTGTAAGGTGAACAGCGGGAAGGGAGACCAACCAACAAACTGCGTAAGGTGAGGGGCGTAAGGTGAACAGCGGGAAGGGAGATGACTGCGGTCGGGGTCGGGGTCGGGGTCGGGCCGGCACGGTGGCAGGTCTTGCCATGTGCAGTGCGCTGCTGCTCGCGCTGATGCCCTCAGGCGCCGAGGCGCAGGGCGGTACGGGTCAGCGCTTCCGCGACTCCTCGCTCACGGCGCGCGTGGCGCACGTGCGTCGGCTGCTGCGCAGCACGCCGCTCGTCGATGGGCACAACGACCTGCCCTGGGCCATGCGCGAGGAGAAAGAGCGTCCGCTCGATGTGGTGGCCTACGATCTGCGCCGAACCACCAAGGGCATGACCGACATCGCGCGGCTCAGACGCGGCGGTGTGGGTGGGCAGTTCTGGTCGGTGTACGTGCCCGGCGAGATTCGCGACAGCGGCTATGCACGCGTGCAGCTCGAGCAGATCGACATCGCGCGCCGCACCATCGCGCGTTACCCAGACGTCTTCACGCCGGCCACCACGGCGGCCGAGGTGCGCAAGGCGTTTGCTGCCGGCCGCATTGGTTCGCTGCTGGGCATGGAAGGCGGGCACGCCATCGAGAACTCGCTGGGCGCGCTGCGCGCCTACCACGCACTCGGTGTGCGCTACATGACACTCACGCACAACGTCACGCTCGACTGGGCTGATGCCGCCGCCGATGCGGCGCGGCACGGTGGCCTCACCGAGTTCGGCAAGGAAGTCGTGCGCGAGATGAACCGTCTCGGCATGCTCGTCGATCTCTCGCATGTCTCGCCGGGCACCATGAGTGATGCGCTCGATGTCACCGAAGCGCCGGTCATCTTCTCGCACTCCAACGCTCGCGCCCGTACCGACGTCCCGCGGAATGTCCCCGACTCCATTCTCGCGCGGCTGCCGAAGAACGGCGGCGTAGTCATGGTGACCTTCGTGCCCGGTTTCGTGTCGCAGGCCGTGGCCGACTATGGCGCGCAGCTGGGACGGGTGCGCGATTCCGTGGCCCGGGCCGCGCCAGGGGACAACGACGCGCAGTTTCGCGCCGTGGCCGCGTGGCGCGCGTCTCATCCCAGTCCTGTTGCCACCATCGCCGACGTGGCGGATCATCTCGACCACATCAAACAGGTGGCCGGCGCCGCGCACGTGGGCCTCGGCGGAGACTTCGATGGCATCACCGAGACCGTCAAAGGTCTCGAAGACGTGTCCAAGTATCCCGACCTGCTCGCCGAGCTCGTGAAGCGCGGATGGACCGACGCTGAGCTGCGCGGTCTGCTTGGCGAGAATGTGCTGCGTGTGCTCACCCGTGCCGAAGCGGTGGCTACGCGACTGCAGAAGTCGCGTCCTGCCTCCACCCGCACCATCCAACAGCTCGACCGGAGAATCACCCCGTGACGCTCGATCGCCGTACGTTCCTCAAGACTTCTGCCGTCGTTGGCGGCGGACTCTCGCTCGGTCTCCCGGCGCTGGCCAATGCCTTTGGCAGCGATGGCGTTCGCGTTGCGGCCTATCGTCCCGAAACCGGCAGCGCGCAGCCCAAGCCGCAGCGCATTCTCATCCTCGGTGGCACGGGATTCATCGGGCCGTATCAGGTGCAGTACGCCCTCGATCGCAAGCACCAGGTTACGCTGTTCAACCGCGGCCAGACCAACTCGAATCTCTTCCCCGGCGTGCCGCGTCTCGTGGGTGATCGCAACGCGCCCGATGGTCATGCCGCACTCAAGTCGGGCACCTGGGACGTGGTCATCGACAACCCCACCACCAACCCCAAGTGGGTGCGCGGCGCCGGCGAAGCGCTCAAGGGTCGCGTGGGGCAGTACATCTTCGTCTCCACCATCTCGGTCTTCAGCGACTACTCGAAGCCGGGCATGGACGAGAACGGCCCACTCCACGAGCCCACCGACATCAACAAGGAATTCGATCGCAACGCGCAGTTCTACGGACCGAACAAGGTGCGCAGCGAGATGGAAGCGGTGGCGCAGTTCGGCAAGGACAAGGTCACCATCGTGCGCCCCGGGCTCATCGTGGGCCCCGGTGACCTCAGCGATCGCTTCTCCTACTGGCCCGTACGCATCGACAAGGGCGGCGAGATTCTCGCGCCCGGCACACCCAACGATCCGGTGCAGTACATCGATGCGCACGACCTGAGCGAGTGGATTGTCCGCCTCGGCGAGACGCGCACCACGGGTACCTTCAACGCCACGGGCCCCAAGTCGCCCACGACGATCGCTGAGATGTTGTACGGCATCAAGGCGGTGACGTCGAGCGATGCAAAGTTCACGTGGGTGCCCGCCGATTTCCTGGCGCAGCACCAGGTGCGTGCGTGGAGCGAGATGCCGGTGTGGCAGCCGGGGCAGGGACGCACGGCGGGCTTCATGGCCATCGACTGTCGCAAGGCCTATGCGGCCGGACTTACCTGTCGTCCATTGGCGGACACGGCCAAGGCCACACTCGACTGGTACAAGACTCGTCCGGCTGCTGAACAGGAGCGCGCGCGCGCCGGCATCGCGCCCGAGAAGGAGAAGGCGGTCCTGGCCGCGTGGCACGCGAAGAACGGCTGACCTCAGCCTCTCATCACACGGCCGTCCCCTCCGGCTCACCTCAGCAGATCCCTCCCGTGGCCCTTCGCATTCTCATTCTCGGCGGTACCGGCTTCATTGGTCCGCATCAGGTGCAGTACGCCTTGTCGCGCGGCCATCAGGTCACGCTGTTCAATCGCGGTCGCACCAACCCCGGTCTCTTCAAGAACGTCGAAACGCTGATTGGTGACCGCAACGCGCCCAACGGTTATGCGGCGCTGAAGGGGCGCACCTGGGATGTGGTGATCGACAATCCCGTGCAGGTGCCGCGCTGGGTGCGTGAAGCTGGGGCGGTGCTCGCGCCCAACGTTGGCAAGTATGTGTTCGTGAGCACGCTGTCCACCTATGCCAATCGCGGCAAGATCGGCATCACGGAAGCAGACACCGCGTTGCTCAACGAACCCGCGGCGCCCGATGCCACCGAGCGTGATGCCAGTTACGGGGCGCGCAAGGTGCGCGGCGAGATGGATGCCGTGGCCACGTTCGGTGAAAGCAAAACCCTCATCGTACGGCCCGGCCTCATTGTCGGGCCGGGTGATCTCACCGATCGCTTCTCGTATTGGCCCATTCGTGTGGAGCAGGGCGGCGAGATGCTGGCGCCCGGCACCCCCGACGATCCCGTGGCCTTTGTCGATCAGCGCGACTTGACCGAGTTCATGGTGCGGCTCTGCGAACAG is part of the Gemmatimonas sp. UBA7669 genome and encodes:
- a CDS encoding dipeptidase is translated as MCSALLLALMPSGAEAQGGTGQRFRDSSLTARVAHVRRLLRSTPLVDGHNDLPWAMREEKERPLDVVAYDLRRTTKGMTDIARLRRGGVGGQFWSVYVPGEIRDSGYARVQLEQIDIARRTIARYPDVFTPATTAAEVRKAFAAGRIGSLLGMEGGHAIENSLGALRAYHALGVRYMTLTHNVTLDWADAAADAARHGGLTEFGKEVVREMNRLGMLVDLSHVSPGTMSDALDVTEAPVIFSHSNARARTDVPRNVPDSILARLPKNGGVVMVTFVPGFVSQAVADYGAQLGRVRDSVARAAPGDNDAQFRAVAAWRASHPSPVATIADVADHLDHIKQVAGAAHVGLGGDFDGITETVKGLEDVSKYPDLLAELVKRGWTDAELRGLLGENVLRVLTRAEAVATRLQKSRPASTRTIQQLDRRITP
- a CDS encoding GNAT family N-acetyltransferase, which produces MADPARVLETRHVPAHTPVHAPSPLDGDVFPHHADLIPPGTVDVGAYTLRFAWSRADLLTVQRLRADVFTKAVDMTAARLDCDPRDPWFHHLMIVERSSGAVVGTYRLQTAVMAATRHGFYSATLFELGAVPASLLSEAVEVGRAAVAAAHRNGRVLRLLWQGLARYLTWNDKRHLFGCCSLPGTDRRVAEESWATLHAREAFDEQVRVRPRPEARALPDDGRTRPSADAARCALPPLFDGYLSLGAKVCSPPAVDHAFGTTDYVVWLDKEQLDPRTARHFFG
- a CDS encoding NAD-dependent epimerase/dehydratase family protein, giving the protein MTLDRRTFLKTSAVVGGGLSLGLPALANAFGSDGVRVAAYRPETGSAQPKPQRILILGGTGFIGPYQVQYALDRKHQVTLFNRGQTNSNLFPGVPRLVGDRNAPDGHAALKSGTWDVVIDNPTTNPKWVRGAGEALKGRVGQYIFVSTISVFSDYSKPGMDENGPLHEPTDINKEFDRNAQFYGPNKVRSEMEAVAQFGKDKVTIVRPGLIVGPGDLSDRFSYWPVRIDKGGEILAPGTPNDPVQYIDAHDLSEWIVRLGETRTTGTFNATGPKSPTTIAEMLYGIKAVTSSDAKFTWVPADFLAQHQVRAWSEMPVWQPGQGRTAGFMAIDCRKAYAAGLTCRPLADTAKATLDWYKTRPAAEQERARAGIAPEKEKAVLAAWHAKNG
- a CDS encoding esterase family protein, with translation MSPPFVDPALPKRIDRWRSPALGFEMPIVSYGWRGQPVLLFPTAAADFLENERFWLVKAIEPLLQQGRIRVFSIDSINRIAWMDRGLPVRESARRQALYSRYIEDEVVPFIRHVCGDGGARAITTGASFGCFHAANAFFRRPDLFGGTIGMSGFFDLSHSYLHGYSDDNCYFNNPMWYVANIEGHTLDLLRHHSRIVLVSGQGAYERPEYTREFHELLDRKGIGHRFELWGHDVNHDWPWWRKMLPFYLNEIGA
- a CDS encoding NAD-dependent epimerase/dehydratase family protein: MALRILILGGTGFIGPHQVQYALSRGHQVTLFNRGRTNPGLFKNVETLIGDRNAPNGYAALKGRTWDVVIDNPVQVPRWVREAGAVLAPNVGKYVFVSTLSTYANRGKIGITEADTALLNEPAAPDATERDASYGARKVRGEMDAVATFGESKTLIVRPGLIVGPGDLTDRFSYWPIRVEQGGEMLAPGTPDDPVAFVDQRDLTEFMVRLCEQNATGTYNVVGPASGLTMAGMLYGCKAVTTADTRFTWVDADFLLERKLRPYADLPVWMPPRGNSAGWARMDVSKAVKAGLTFRPLAETARDTLTYYHAQTPERQAALKAGLAPDREKAVLAEWKARS